The Mya arenaria isolate MELC-2E11 chromosome 16, ASM2691426v1 genome includes a window with the following:
- the LOC128222641 gene encoding C1q-related factor-like — MAYIVILAALSVQMLVAFPEPQCSNYDFQEKLLEKTVRMELHIELLEKENKELKNQQLLTQNNYNADLAALNARLGEIEAQILANSLNTEKRIADAADTLTERYTNGYCTTNKIIFRAKLSKQSLPLTTQQIVVFDTVQENVGNAYNAYSGVFTSQLNGTYVFQFAIGNPTGKPGVMFLKKNSEVIDYAIAGHTSGWNIAGKTAFLYLEVADTVYVVGEGHVAGTYGTDRHHSSFSGVLMHAC; from the exons aTGGCATATATTGTGATTTTGGCTGCACTTAGTGTACAAATGTTGGTCGCGTTTCCAGAACCTCAATGCTCCAACTACGATTTCCAAGAGAAACTTCTAGAAAAAACGGTGCGGATGGAACTGCATATAGAATTGTTAGAAAAGGAGAATAAAGAACTGAAAAATCAGCAGTTATTGACCCAGAATAACTACAACGCTGATCTGGCTGCCCTTAATGCAAGGCTTGGTGAAATAGAAGCGCAGATACTCGCGAACAGTCTAAACACCGAAAAACGAATTGCTGATGCCGCCGATACTCTTACTGAGAGATATACCAACGGATATT GTACAACAAACAAGATCATATTCAGGGCAAAACTGAGTAAACAATCGCTGCCATTGACCACTCAACAAATTGTCGTCTTCGATACCGTTCAGGAGAACGTCGGCAACGCTTACAACGCTTACAGTGGCGTATTCACGTCTCAATTAAACGGAACGTACGTGTTTCAATTTGCCATTGGTAATCCAACTGGAAAACCGGGAGTAATGTTTTTGAAGAAGAATTCTGAAGTCATCGACTATGCTATCGCAGGACACACTTCTGGATGGAACATTGCAGGAAAAACGGCCTTCCTCTACTTAGAAGTCGCAGATACTGTTTATGTTGTCGGTGAAGGTCACGTTGCCGGCACATATGGTACCGACAGACATCACTCTAGCTTTTCAGGGGTGCTGATGCACGCTTGTTAA